A stretch of DNA from Dehalococcoidales bacterium:
ACCGGTTATCCAGTACAGCGTGGAAGAAGCGGTGGCCTGCGGCGTGGAACTGGTCGTTATCATAACCTCGATAGGCAAGAGGGCGATTGAAGACTACTTCGACCGATCCATCGAGCTGGAACAGGTACTGGAGCGCAAGGGCGAGACTGAACTGGCGGAAGATATCCACCGCCTGTCCAGCATGGTGGACATCGCCTACGTCCGCCAGAAGGAGCAGCTCGGGTTGGGACATGCCCTGCTTTGCGCCAATAAGATAGTAGGCGACGAGCCTTTTATCCTGATTCTCCCCGACGACCTTTTCGAGCAGAAATCCCAGGTACTGAAAAATATGGTCGGCGTTTTTCAGCAGTACCAGGGCAGTGTTATCGCGTCCAGACAGGTCAGTGAAGATGAGGTCAGCCGCTACGGGATTATCGACCCCGAAAAGATAGCGGACCGGGTCTATAAGGTGAAGGACCTGGTGGAAAAGCCGCCGGCGGCGGAAGCCCCGTCAAACCTGGCCATCATGGGCAGGTATATCCTGACGCCGGAAATTTTTAAAATACTGGGGGACATTCCCGCCGGCCGTAACGGTGAGTTCCAACTGACGGACGGACTGAGGCGACTGCTTAAAACGCAGTCGGTATACGCCTACGAGTTCGAGGGCGAAAGGTATGACGCCGGGACGCCGCTGGGCTGGCTCCAGGCCAATATCGCCCTGGCTTTGAACGACCCGGTAATAGGCCCGAAGCTGGAAACCTACCTGCAAAACCTCCGGCAGCCGGCTTACCACGTCAGAATAGATTGATAGCTTAAGATAACCACCCGATACGGGTTTATGACCGACCTTACCCCGGCCGGTTATAAACCCGT
This window harbors:
- the galU gene encoding UTP--glucose-1-phosphate uridylyltransferase GalU produces the protein MRIKKAVIAAAGLGTRFLPVTKAQPKEMLPMVNKPVIQYSVEEAVACGVELVVIITSIGKRAIEDYFDRSIELEQVLERKGETELAEDIHRLSSMVDIAYVRQKEQLGLGHALLCANKIVGDEPFILILPDDLFEQKSQVLKNMVGVFQQYQGSVIASRQVSEDEVSRYGIIDPEKIADRVYKVKDLVEKPPAAEAPSNLAIMGRYILTPEIFKILGDIPAGRNGEFQLTDGLRRLLKTQSVYAYEFEGERYDAGTPLGWLQANIALALNDPVIGPKLETYLQNLRQPAYHVRID